From bacterium, the proteins below share one genomic window:
- a CDS encoding LptA/OstA family protein, whose protein sequence is MSIERTPDGDATVFRDSVVVTDDQTHITANLARMYEAKGLAFIQDAVHITNPDAQIWADSARYHLVDKLAELYGNVRVRQESLDIRAPKLLYHSKDKLVLADSGVELENINRTFRVTGDKGTYDLDDDVGIVDSNPVLTWRRDTDSARVTSRQMSWYQKSSRALAQGGVRLESGTTELECDTIDFRSGPDSGLALGSPRVHDTASRASGDTMVFWVKDGALHRVDIRNRATGDYRTETGDSIVVAGKAIELRVAGGAIDQVAVSEMSSGQLIRNGKSNLKK, encoded by the coding sequence ATGTCCATCGAGCGTACCCCGGATGGCGACGCAACCGTGTTTCGTGACAGCGTGGTGGTGACCGACGATCAAACACACATAACCGCGAATCTGGCGCGGATGTATGAGGCCAAGGGGCTGGCGTTCATTCAGGACGCGGTTCACATCACTAATCCCGACGCGCAGATATGGGCCGATTCGGCCCGCTATCATCTCGTCGACAAGCTGGCCGAACTCTACGGCAACGTGCGCGTTCGTCAGGAGTCGCTTGACATCCGGGCTCCGAAGCTGCTTTATCATTCCAAGGATAAGCTTGTGCTGGCGGACTCCGGAGTGGAGCTGGAGAATATCAATCGCACCTTCAGGGTGACCGGGGACAAGGGTACCTATGACCTTGACGATGACGTTGGAATTGTCGACTCAAACCCGGTCTTGACCTGGCGGCGTGACACGGACTCCGCTCGCGTGACCAGCCGGCAGATGTCATGGTATCAGAAGTCATCGCGGGCACTGGCGCAGGGCGGCGTGCGGTTGGAGTCAGGTACGACCGAGCTTGAATGCGATACGATAGACTTCAGGTCCGGGCCGGATTCGGGACTGGCGCTGGGTAGTCCCCGTGTGCACGACACGGCGAGTCGGGCAAGCGGCGACACCATGGTGTTTTGGGTCAAGGACGGCGCGCTGCACCGGGTCGATATCCGCAATCGGGCGACCGGAGACTACCGCACTGAGACCGGGGACTCAATCGTGGTTGCAGGCAAGGCCATCGAGCTTCGAGTCGCCGGCGGCGCCATCGACCAGGTTGCGGTGAGCGAAATGAGCTCAGGACAGCTGATTCGTAACGGCAAGAGCAATCTGAAGAAATGA
- the lptC gene encoding LPS export ABC transporter periplasmic protein LptC: MKAEGRRSDREWTTFGVLVASVCILLSCNDKPICGPNPVPPSQEIEGFTVHESSSGKRLYTLEAQKAYVYDPVQRTDVNGVRVLFYSEAGGINSTLVADGGSIYSQSEDLVARGHVVVRTADSTVLVTDSLAWSNQRRLVRTDANLVIETPKGRVEGKGLVSDAALTKIDILSPVRGTSDYEFETGK, encoded by the coding sequence ATGAAGGCAGAAGGCAGAAGGTCGGACCGTGAGTGGACGACGTTCGGCGTGCTGGTAGCCTCGGTATGCATCCTGCTCAGCTGCAACGACAAGCCGATTTGCGGCCCGAATCCGGTGCCGCCCAGCCAGGAAATCGAGGGATTCACCGTGCATGAGAGCTCCAGCGGCAAGCGGTTGTACACCCTGGAAGCACAGAAGGCGTATGTCTACGACCCGGTGCAGCGCACCGATGTGAACGGTGTGCGGGTGTTGTTCTACAGCGAAGCCGGTGGTATCAACTCCACGCTGGTGGCGGACGGAGGTTCGATATACTCACAGAGCGAAGACCTGGTTGCACGTGGCCATGTCGTCGTGCGGACCGCAGACAGCACGGTGCTCGTGACCGATTCTCTCGCCTGGAGCAATCAGCGCCGGCTGGTCAGAACTGACGCCAACCTGGTGATCGAGACTCCCAAAGGCAGAGTAGAGGGCAAGGGGTTGGTGTCCGATGCCGCGTTGACCAAGATCGACATTCTGAGTCCGGTAAGAGGGACTTCGGACTACGAATTCGAGACCGGAAAGTAG
- a CDS encoding CTP synthase, protein MAKYIFVTGGVVSSLGKGIATSSIGLLLKSRGLNVVPLKFDPYINVDPGTMSPFQHGEVFVTDDGAETDLDLGHYERFIDLSLSQDNNVTAGQVYSAVIDRERKGAYLGRTIQVVPHITGEIKDRIRKLAKGHDVVITEIGGTVGDIEGQPFLEAARQFALEEGRDNVMYVHLTLVPYIKSAGEYKTKPTQHSVRELLDLGIQPDVVMCRAETALPQESRDKIALFCNVRPEAVIEAVDVDNVYKIPLVFHRQNLDGYICQVLGLKTRRPDLVAWQRFIEHETLATEQLEIGLCGKYMRLHDAYKSVVEAVHHAASAVGVRVNIRWIESEEITPETVDERLAGLAGIVVPGGFGVRGIEGKLCAVKYCREHRLPFLGLCVGLQSAVIETARSQCGLDNANSTEFNPRTPYPVIYMMPRQRGVRRKGGTMRLGAWPCRIRKGSLAYRCYRTTSIQERHRHRYEVNLKYLSQLEKNGLLATGRSPDGRLVEIVELKGHPFFLATQFHPEFKSRPLKPHPLFHEFIKAGHEFARRRSRAGAGAAR, encoded by the coding sequence GTGGCTAAGTACATCTTCGTAACCGGCGGCGTCGTTTCGTCTCTCGGTAAGGGCATTGCTACATCGTCAATCGGGCTGCTTCTGAAATCGCGAGGGCTGAATGTCGTGCCGCTCAAGTTCGACCCCTACATCAACGTGGACCCCGGCACGATGAGCCCGTTCCAGCACGGAGAGGTATTCGTTACCGATGACGGCGCCGAGACAGACCTCGACCTGGGGCACTACGAGCGTTTCATCGACCTCAGCCTTTCGCAGGACAACAACGTCACTGCCGGCCAGGTCTACTCCGCGGTGATCGACCGGGAGCGGAAGGGCGCCTATCTTGGCCGGACCATTCAGGTCGTGCCGCACATCACCGGCGAGATCAAGGACCGGATCCGCAAGCTGGCGAAGGGCCACGACGTGGTGATAACCGAGATCGGCGGCACGGTGGGTGACATCGAAGGCCAGCCTTTCCTTGAGGCCGCCCGCCAGTTCGCCCTGGAAGAGGGACGAGACAACGTCATGTACGTCCACCTGACATTGGTGCCATACATCAAGAGCGCAGGGGAGTACAAGACCAAGCCGACCCAGCATTCGGTGCGCGAATTGCTTGACCTCGGGATTCAGCCCGATGTCGTCATGTGCCGTGCCGAGACCGCCCTGCCACAGGAGTCGCGCGACAAGATCGCTCTATTCTGCAATGTGCGGCCTGAGGCGGTCATTGAAGCCGTTGATGTCGACAACGTGTACAAGATCCCACTGGTCTTCCATCGCCAGAACCTCGACGGCTACATATGCCAGGTCCTGGGTCTGAAGACCCGCAGACCCGACCTTGTTGCGTGGCAACGTTTCATCGAACATGAAACGCTGGCAACTGAGCAGCTTGAGATCGGGCTGTGCGGCAAATACATGAGGCTCCACGACGCGTACAAGTCGGTGGTGGAAGCCGTGCACCACGCGGCTTCCGCCGTGGGTGTGAGGGTGAATATCCGCTGGATCGAATCCGAGGAGATCACCCCGGAAACGGTCGATGAGCGCTTGGCCGGTCTGGCCGGCATTGTCGTGCCGGGTGGCTTTGGTGTGCGCGGAATCGAAGGCAAGCTCTGCGCGGTGAAGTACTGCCGCGAGCACCGGCTGCCATTCCTCGGACTCTGCGTCGGGCTGCAGTCGGCGGTGATTGAGACTGCCCGGAGCCAGTGCGGCCTGGATAACGCGAATTCCACCGAGTTCAATCCGCGGACCCCCTACCCGGTCATATACATGATGCCGCGCCAGCGCGGTGTGAGGCGCAAGGGCGGCACGATGCGGCTCGGCGCGTGGCCCTGCCGAATACGCAAGGGGAGCCTCGCGTACCGCTGCTACCGCACGACGTCGATTCAGGAGCGGCACCGGCACCGCTACGAGGTCAACCTCAAGTACCTGTCCCAGTTGGAGAAGAACGGGTTGCTGGCCACGGGCAGGTCGCCGGACGGAAGGCTCGTGGAGATAGTCGAACTCAAGGGTCATCCCTTCTTCCTGGCAACCCAATTCCATCCGGAGTTCAAGTCGCGGCCGCTCAAGCCGCATCCGCTTTTCCACGAGTTTATCAAGGCCGGCCATGAGTTTGCCCGGCGTCGCTCTCGCGCTGGTGCGGGCGCTGCCCGATAA
- the rpmJ gene encoding 50S ribosomal protein L36 has protein sequence MKVRASVKKRCAHCVVVKRKGVVHIICKREPKHKQRQG, from the coding sequence GTGAAAGTCCGTGCATCTGTAAAGAAACGTTGTGCCCACTGCGTCGTCGTGAAGCGCAAGGGCGTAGTACACATCATCTGCAAGCGTGAGCCGAAGCATAAGCAAAGGCAAGGATGA
- the infA gene encoding translation initiation factor IF-1: protein MSKKDLIQLEGTILESLPSATFKVELDNKHQVIAHISGRMRLHWIRILPGDRVTVEFSPYDLTRGRIIYRFK from the coding sequence ATGAGTAAGAAAGACCTGATACAGCTTGAGGGGACGATACTGGAGTCGTTGCCCAGCGCGACTTTCAAGGTCGAGCTCGACAACAAACACCAGGTTATCGCCCACATCTCGGGCCGTATGCGGTTGCACTGGATCAGGATTCTGCCCGGTGACCGGGTGACCGTGGAGTTCTCGCCGTACGACCTGACCCGTGGCCGCATCATCTATCGGTTCAAGTAG
- the map gene encoding type I methionyl aminopeptidase, with the protein MLPVHLKSAREVEGIRAAGCVVAGALEAVGKVVSPGKTLRDLEKVCDEYIRAQGGYPTFLGYRGFPAAVCIGVNEEVVHGIPNHRRLVDGDIVKVDVGVTKDGLIADGARTFAVGNVKPEVAALVAATEHSFWLGAAQARAGNRVSDIGHAVQTYVEDQGYSVVRDLCGHGVGTNLHEDPSVPNFDDPRHRMKLAAGMTLAIEPMVNMGGFEVETLSNGWTVVAKDRKPSAHYEHTLLVTEGEPEILTRGIGRS; encoded by the coding sequence ATCCTGCCAGTCCACCTGAAGTCGGCTCGCGAGGTCGAGGGGATTCGGGCAGCGGGGTGCGTTGTCGCGGGCGCGCTGGAGGCTGTCGGCAAGGTGGTCAGCCCGGGCAAGACCCTGCGGGATCTCGAGAAGGTCTGTGACGAGTACATCCGCGCGCAGGGCGGATACCCGACCTTTCTGGGGTATCGTGGTTTCCCGGCAGCGGTGTGCATCGGGGTGAACGAGGAGGTCGTGCATGGGATACCAAACCATCGAAGGCTGGTTGACGGCGACATCGTGAAGGTGGACGTGGGGGTGACCAAGGACGGGTTAATCGCCGACGGTGCACGAACGTTTGCGGTCGGGAACGTCAAGCCGGAGGTGGCCGCGCTGGTCGCCGCCACTGAGCATTCGTTCTGGCTCGGCGCGGCCCAGGCCAGGGCAGGGAACCGGGTTTCAGATATCGGCCACGCGGTGCAAACGTACGTCGAGGACCAGGGCTATTCCGTGGTGCGTGACCTGTGCGGGCACGGTGTGGGAACGAACCTGCACGAGGACCCTTCGGTGCCGAACTTCGACGACCCGCGGCACCGGATGAAGCTCGCCGCCGGCATGACGCTGGCGATTGAGCCGATGGTGAACATGGGCGGGTTTGAGGTGGAGACCCTGAGCAACGGCTGGACCGTTGTGGCGAAGGACCGCAAGCCTTCGGCTCACTACGAGCACACGCTGCTCGTCACCGAGGGCGAGCCGGAGATATTGACTCGAGGAATTGGCCGTTCATGA
- a CDS encoding adenylate kinase translates to MNSLNLVLIGPPGSGKGTQAELLREKNGFVHYSTGEVFRDLIRRKTPVGARVEGFVTSGKLVPDDVVLDVVNAFLAENIGKPILFDGFPRTVPQAEGLDNVLGKQGRKVDIAVLVDLADDEVVKRLTSRRQCRNCSKIYNLTFKPPKVAGVCDDCGGELYQRKDDTESVIRDRLDTYHQQTEPVLSHYSRQGKLKRVAGELGRDLVYQEILKLIA, encoded by the coding sequence ATGAATTCACTTAACCTCGTCCTGATCGGTCCGCCGGGCAGCGGCAAAGGCACGCAGGCTGAGCTCCTGCGGGAGAAGAACGGTTTCGTGCATTACTCGACCGGTGAAGTCTTCCGCGACCTCATCCGTCGCAAGACCCCGGTAGGCGCCAGGGTCGAGGGATTTGTCACCTCGGGCAAGCTTGTTCCGGACGACGTGGTGCTCGACGTGGTGAACGCGTTCCTGGCCGAGAACATCGGCAAGCCGATTCTGTTCGACGGGTTCCCGCGCACGGTCCCGCAGGCCGAGGGCCTGGACAACGTACTCGGCAAGCAGGGCCGCAAGGTCGACATCGCCGTGTTGGTCGATCTTGCCGACGACGAGGTGGTGAAGCGGCTGACCTCGCGGCGCCAGTGCCGCAACTGCTCGAAGATATACAATCTTACGTTCAAGCCGCCGAAGGTGGCCGGCGTCTGCGACGATTGTGGTGGGGAGCTCTACCAGCGCAAGGATGATACCGAATCGGTAATTCGCGACCGGCTGGATACCTATCACCAGCAGACCGAGCCGGTCCTGAGCCACTACTCGAGACAGGGCAAGCTCAAGCGAGTAGCAGGTGAGTTGGGCCGCGATCTGGTCTACCAGGAGATATTGAAGCTAATTGCCTAG
- a CDS encoding DUF2723 domain-containing protein: MTDRRLRLVLFLAVVTIVLGYYAYASAPTNSFWDCSEFIATGYTLGIPHPPSTPLFVQLARLVSFLPFRHEIAGRITLISSMFGSVCCGLIYLLVVYLIGLQSSTPRKETPGARAGMNHGRDETGKTDDGKPASSFIPTLSSLSESPPGGNRIDWIPHLSGVVAALLCAFAYSFMFNTVEAIIFTPAATIAVAVTFLAVLWYIKEGRHQGDNRMVIACIYILVLATGVHFTPMIIFFALIPFFLIVDRRSVIDLRLVELFGFYIIILTVGVVAGIGAKIMWGLALAVVFYFGMKMLEGAEKDRQVWMAMLIFVGMFMLAYFAGATTEGSNEGARNLVMDNVVLFLASPIAGLIDRMFANLPLFLLLVAGYGFYIYYLHTRKKLDTRYALIGVGLFLVAGTVQLFLLIRSGLAPHINEVNPHHWQAFASSLRREQYNAMRLFPRQTQYLSENDYLNYRNAPPNYGLLAGYFEQLKYYLRYFLWQWAGRFNLDFFVTSTTMFLQPLKLFPALVGLIPPLLGIWGIREQWRRDHKTAALFGAAFLIASLGLLTYLNNKFSPSDPRAALVRQNFHENMYVEVRERDYFYAFSFIFYTILVGIGLNAFFRWLQREARGWFRTGPGSPAVRLTTYGAGLLSLALPFFVLSFNMPVVSRHGNWIPAEYGYNVLASCENGSVIFTNGDNDTFPLWMIQEVPSTVSDSAAQAERKMPGYPRDKIPKTREPITYGFHTQVAKGWGVAVANLSLLNTDWYCRQLKAWGAPVTLTDAQIEDLTKGGLMSRDGTRRLNLGDVMIRDMLATNTGIKLRWPDDYALSTDQFRALVFKNYRPRIPIYFATTVDPNSEQDVRGHLLQKGLANLVVADDIPQDQELDGPATMDIIFHRMRMNSTLDPHVVKDENTVGLMADYARAFLSAAQYAANVGDAQACKKVSDYAVRLGLDREHQAQVYYLTSKDLADVGVVDQAQAYLDSASKMLKMDRSTQAAFAWTQAEIYRAAGKYAAAESIYLPLVKIAPDLYWDLSELYRIGFKDNVRAEAALDSWYSKTTPDWPSTSRYIQALLGNFADRPRARQVLDAWLKKNPKDTSQASALRKTI; encoded by the coding sequence ATGACCGACAGACGCTTGAGGCTTGTCCTGTTTCTGGCCGTTGTGACCATCGTCCTCGGCTACTACGCATATGCGTCGGCGCCGACCAACTCATTCTGGGATTGCAGCGAATTCATCGCTACCGGATACACTCTCGGTATCCCGCACCCGCCATCGACCCCGCTGTTCGTGCAATTGGCCAGGCTCGTGTCGTTTCTGCCCTTCCGGCACGAGATTGCGGGCCGTATCACCCTGATTTCCAGCATGTTCGGCTCGGTCTGCTGCGGGCTCATCTACCTGCTGGTCGTCTACCTGATCGGACTGCAATCATCGACTCCGCGAAAGGAAACGCCGGGAGCACGAGCAGGGATGAACCACGGAAGGGATGAAACAGGAAAGACGGATGACGGAAAACCGGCTTCATCCTTCATCCCTACACTTTCATCCCTTTCCGAGAGTCCGCCGGGCGGGAACCGGATAGACTGGATTCCACACCTCTCCGGGGTCGTCGCCGCGTTGCTCTGCGCCTTCGCGTACTCCTTCATGTTCAACACGGTCGAGGCGATCATCTTCACGCCGGCGGCAACCATTGCCGTTGCGGTCACTTTCCTCGCGGTGCTGTGGTACATCAAGGAAGGCAGACATCAGGGCGATAACCGAATGGTGATCGCGTGCATCTACATCCTGGTCCTTGCCACCGGCGTTCACTTCACGCCGATGATCATCTTCTTTGCCCTGATACCGTTCTTCCTGATTGTCGACCGCCGCTCCGTCATCGACCTGCGCCTGGTCGAGCTGTTCGGGTTCTACATCATCATCCTCACCGTCGGTGTGGTCGCCGGAATCGGGGCCAAGATCATGTGGGGCTTGGCGCTGGCCGTGGTCTTCTACTTCGGGATGAAGATGCTCGAGGGCGCGGAGAAAGACCGACAGGTCTGGATGGCGATGCTGATCTTCGTCGGCATGTTCATGCTCGCCTACTTTGCCGGGGCCACGACCGAAGGCTCAAACGAGGGCGCGCGGAACCTCGTGATGGACAACGTCGTGCTGTTCCTGGCCTCACCGATTGCCGGTCTGATCGACCGAATGTTCGCCAACCTGCCGCTTTTCCTGCTGCTTGTGGCCGGCTATGGATTCTATATCTACTACCTGCACACCCGGAAGAAACTGGACACGCGCTACGCGCTCATCGGCGTGGGGCTCTTCCTCGTGGCGGGTACGGTGCAGCTTTTCCTGCTCATCCGTTCCGGCCTCGCCCCCCACATCAACGAGGTAAACCCTCACCACTGGCAGGCATTCGCCTCATCCTTGCGGCGTGAGCAATACAACGCCATGCGCCTGTTCCCTCGCCAGACGCAGTATCTGAGCGAGAACGACTACCTGAACTACCGGAACGCACCGCCCAACTACGGCCTGCTTGCCGGCTACTTCGAACAGCTCAAGTACTACCTGCGCTACTTCCTCTGGCAATGGGCCGGACGCTTCAACCTCGATTTCTTCGTTACTTCCACGACCATGTTCCTCCAGCCCCTGAAGCTGTTCCCTGCCCTGGTCGGACTGATTCCTCCGCTGCTCGGCATCTGGGGCATCCGCGAACAGTGGCGCCGTGACCACAAGACTGCCGCCCTGTTTGGCGCCGCATTCCTGATTGCCTCGCTGGGGCTCCTGACCTACCTCAACAACAAGTTCTCGCCGTCCGACCCGCGGGCCGCGCTGGTACGCCAGAACTTCCACGAGAACATGTACGTTGAGGTGCGCGAACGTGACTACTTCTACGCCTTCTCGTTCATCTTCTACACGATCCTGGTCGGGATCGGCCTCAACGCCTTCTTCCGCTGGCTGCAACGAGAGGCCCGCGGCTGGTTCCGGACCGGGCCCGGCTCGCCGGCCGTGCGGCTCACCACCTACGGGGCGGGACTGCTGTCCCTCGCCCTCCCGTTCTTTGTCCTGAGCTTCAACATGCCGGTCGTGTCCCGTCACGGCAACTGGATTCCGGCCGAGTACGGCTACAACGTCCTTGCCTCGTGCGAAAACGGCAGTGTCATCTTCACCAACGGCGACAACGACACCTTCCCGCTCTGGATGATACAGGAAGTCCCCTCGACCGTCAGCGACAGCGCCGCCCAGGCCGAGCGCAAGATGCCGGGCTACCCCAGGGACAAGATACCCAAGACCAGGGAGCCGATAACGTACGGATTCCACACCCAGGTCGCGAAAGGCTGGGGCGTGGCCGTGGCGAACCTCTCCCTCCTCAATACGGACTGGTACTGCCGCCAGCTCAAGGCCTGGGGCGCACCGGTCACGCTCACGGACGCTCAGATCGAGGATCTGACCAAGGGCGGGCTGATGAGCAGAGACGGTACGCGCCGTCTCAACCTGGGCGACGTCATGATCCGTGACATGCTCGCGACCAACACGGGCATAAAACTGAGGTGGCCCGACGACTACGCTCTGTCGACCGACCAGTTCCGTGCCCTCGTCTTCAAGAACTACCGGCCCCGGATTCCCATCTACTTCGCCACGACCGTGGACCCCAACTCCGAGCAGGACGTGCGCGGGCACCTTCTCCAGAAGGGCCTCGCGAACCTCGTGGTCGCCGATGATATTCCCCAGGACCAGGAACTTGACGGGCCGGCGACGATGGACATCATATTCCACCGCATGAGAATGAACAGCACGCTCGACCCGCATGTGGTGAAAGACGAAAACACCGTCGGCCTGATGGCCGACTACGCCCGGGCTTTTCTCAGCGCCGCCCAGTACGCTGCCAACGTCGGCGACGCCCAGGCATGCAAGAAGGTGAGCGACTACGCGGTTCGGCTCGGGCTCGACCGCGAACATCAGGCCCAGGTTTACTACCTGACGAGCAAGGACCTTGCCGACGTCGGTGTGGTTGACCAGGCCCAGGCCTATCTCGACTCTGCCAGCAAAATGCTCAAGATGGATCGCTCCACCCAGGCCGCCTTTGCCTGGACCCAGGCCGAAATCTACCGCGCTGCTGGCAAATACGCGGCGGCCGAGAGCATCTACCTCCCGCTCGTGAAGATCGCGCCGGACCTGTACTGGGACTTATCAGAACTGTATCGAATCGGATTCAAGGACAACGTCCGGGCTGAAGCCGCCCTCGATTCGTGGTACAGCAAGACCACTCCTGATTGGCCGAGCACTTCACGGTACATCCAGGCCCTGCTCGGCAACTTCGCCGACCGGCCTCGCGCCCGCCAGGTGCTCGACGCCTGGCTCAAGAAGAACCCGAAGGACACAAGTCAGGCCTCGGCCTTGCGCAAGACAATCTAG
- a CDS encoding formate--tetrahydrofolate ligase — MLSDIEIAQQAKLRPIIEIAAGLGITDPNLILPNGNYKAKLSVKLLDQLKDKPVGKLVLVTAVTPTKYGEGKTTVSVGLSMAFNRLGKKSIAVLRQPSLGPVFGIKGGAAGGGYSQVLPMEDINLHFTGDFHAVTSAHNLLSAMLDNSIHFDNPLRIDGREIAFPRTIDMNDRVLRMMVVGLGGRADGPAREDSCVITAASEIMAILALALNRADLKQRLSRILVAQSYDDKPITANDLGATGAMAVLLKDAIKPNLVQTTENTPALIHAGPFANIAHGTASIISINAALRLSEYTVVEAGFGSDLGAEKFVDIVAPLAGWNIAACVLVATVRALKHQGGAKDAKKGTMTELWRGFENLRRHIENCRTLGLEPVVALNRFEADSDDDIELVKRYCREHGVACTLSTGFTDGGKGCEDLARAVMTQIEERPGQNKPVYDCAARVEDKIESVAQKIYGADRVVYTPRAERDLKRVYALGFDKLPVCIAKTQLSFSDDAECVGACGGFKITISAIHIRAGAGYLVPVAGEIELLPGLAKKPNALKIDIADDGKLTGLS; from the coding sequence GTGCTTAGTGATATCGAGATTGCGCAGCAGGCGAAGTTGAGGCCGATTATTGAGATTGCAGCCGGGCTCGGGATCACCGACCCGAATCTGATTCTGCCGAACGGGAACTACAAGGCGAAGCTCTCGGTCAAGCTGCTGGACCAGTTGAAGGACAAGCCGGTCGGCAAGCTGGTCCTTGTTACGGCGGTGACGCCGACCAAGTACGGCGAGGGGAAGACCACCGTGTCCGTTGGGCTTTCGATGGCTTTCAACCGGCTTGGCAAGAAGTCCATCGCCGTGCTGCGCCAGCCGTCGCTCGGGCCGGTGTTCGGTATCAAGGGCGGCGCCGCGGGCGGCGGGTATTCGCAGGTGCTGCCGATGGAGGACATCAACCTTCACTTCACCGGTGATTTCCACGCTGTAACGTCCGCCCACAACCTGCTGTCGGCGATGCTCGACAATTCAATCCATTTCGACAATCCGCTCAGGATTGACGGCCGGGAAATAGCGTTCCCGCGCACAATAGACATGAACGACCGTGTGCTGCGGATGATGGTAGTCGGGCTTGGAGGTCGAGCCGACGGACCGGCGCGCGAGGACAGTTGCGTCATAACCGCAGCCTCGGAGATTATGGCGATTCTCGCCCTGGCGTTGAATCGGGCCGACCTGAAGCAGCGCCTAAGTCGCATTCTCGTCGCGCAAAGCTATGACGACAAGCCGATTACCGCGAACGATTTGGGCGCGACCGGCGCGATGGCAGTGCTGCTGAAAGACGCAATCAAGCCGAACCTGGTGCAGACGACCGAGAACACGCCGGCGCTGATCCACGCCGGGCCGTTCGCCAACATCGCACACGGCACCGCAAGCATCATCTCGATAAACGCGGCCCTGCGTCTTTCAGAATACACCGTGGTCGAGGCCGGGTTCGGGTCCGACCTCGGTGCGGAGAAGTTCGTCGACATCGTAGCGCCGCTCGCGGGCTGGAATATCGCGGCCTGCGTGCTCGTGGCTACGGTCCGGGCGCTGAAGCACCAGGGCGGGGCCAAGGACGCGAAGAAAGGCACGATGACCGAACTGTGGCGGGGATTCGAGAACCTGCGTCGGCACATCGAGAACTGCCGGACGCTGGGGCTTGAGCCGGTGGTCGCCCTTAACCGGTTCGAGGCCGACTCCGACGATGACATCGAGCTGGTGAAGCGGTACTGCCGCGAGCATGGGGTAGCGTGTACGCTTAGCACCGGGTTCACTGACGGCGGCAAGGGCTGCGAGGACTTGGCGCGGGCGGTAATGACTCAGATAGAGGAGAGGCCGGGGCAGAACAAGCCGGTCTATGATTGCGCCGCGAGGGTCGAGGACAAGATCGAGTCAGTGGCGCAGAAGATATACGGCGCGGACCGCGTGGTCTACACTCCACGGGCTGAGCGAGACCTGAAGCGCGTCTATGCGCTTGGGTTCGACAAGCTACCGGTCTGTATCGCCAAGACGCAGCTTTCGTTTTCCGATGACGCGGAATGCGTGGGTGCGTGCGGGGGATTCAAGATAACCATCTCGGCGATTCACATCCGCGCCGGAGCCGGCTATCTCGTGCCGGTGGCGGGTGAAATCGAGTTGCTGCCGGGGCTGGCCAAGAAGCCCAACGCGCTCAAGATAGACATAGCCGACGACGGGAAGCTGACCGGGCTGTCATAG